One region of Prinia subflava isolate CZ2003 ecotype Zambia chromosome 6, Cam_Psub_1.2, whole genome shotgun sequence genomic DNA includes:
- the FZD7 gene encoding frizzled-7, whose protein sequence is MRAAGERGGAAAAGRPLLGLAALLAALLGTPAGASAQQYHGEKGISVPDHGFCQPISIPLCTDIAYNQTILPNLLGHTNQEDAGLEVHQFYPLVKVQCSPELKFFLCSMYAPVCTVLEQAIPPCRSLCERARQGCEALMNKFGFQWPERLRCENFPVHGAGEICVGQNTSDAPPGPGGAAGRGVTAHPTAGYPPDFPTPPQPPSGFSFSCPRQLKVPSYLGYRFLGERDCGAPCEPARPNGLMYFKEAEVRFARLWVGVWSVLCCASTLFTVLTYLVDMRRFSYPERPIIFLSGCYFMVAVAYAAGFLLEERVVCLERFSEDGYRTVAQGTKKEGCTILFMILYFFGMASSIWWVILSLTWFLAAGMKWGHEAIEANSQYFHLAAWAVPAVKTITILAMGQVDGDVLSGVCYVGIYSVDSLRGFVLAPLFVYLFIGTSFLLAGFVSLFRIRTIMKHDGTKTEKLEKLMVRIGVFSVLYTVPATIVLACYFYEQAFRGTWEKTWLLQTCKTYAVPCPSHFAPMSPDFTVFMIKYLMTMIVGITTGFWIWSGKTLQSWRRFYHRLSTGSKGETAV, encoded by the coding sequence ATGCGGGCTGCAGGAGAACGCGGCggagcggccgccgccggccgcccctTGCTGGGGCTGGCTGCGCTGCTGGCCGCCCTGCTGGGGACCCCCGCGGGTGCCTCGGCACAGCAGTACCACGGCGAGAAGGGCATCTCCGTGCCGGACCACGGTTTCTGCCAGCCCATCTCCATCCCGCTCTGCACGGATATCGCCTACAACCAGACCATCCTGCCCAACCTGCTGGGCCACACCAACCAGGAGGAcgcagggctggaggtgcacCAGTTCTACCCGCTGGTCAAGGTGCAGTGCTCGCCCGAGCTGAAGTTCTTCCTCTGCTCCATGTACGCGCCGGTGTGCACCGTGCTGGAGCAGGCCATCCCACCCTGCCGCTCCCTCTGCGAGCGGGCCCGTCAGGGCTGCGAGGCCCTCATGAACAAGTTCGGCTTCCAGTGGCCAGAGCGGCTCCGCTGCGAGAACTTCCCTGTCCACGGTGCGGGTGAGATCTGCGTGGGGCAGAACACGTCGGATGCCCCACCAGGGCCTGGTGGTGCGGCGGGTCGGGGGGTCACTGCCCACCCCACAGCTGGCTACCCCCCTGATTTTCCTACCCCACCACAGCCACCCTCTGGCTTCTCCTTCTCTTGCCCGCGGCAGCTCAAAGTGCCCTCTTACTTGGGCTACCGGTTCCTGGGGGAGCGGGACTGTGGAGCCCCCTGTGAGCCAGCCCGGCCCAACGGGCTCATGTACTTCAAGGAGGCAGAGGTGCGATTTGCCCGGCTGTGGGTGGGCGTGTGGTCCGTGCTTTGCTGTGCCTCCACCCTCTTCACCGTGCTCACCTACCTGGTAGACATGCGTCGATTCAGCTACCCGGAGAGGCCCATCATCTTCCTCTCGGGCTGCTACTTCATGGTGGCAGTGGCCTACGCAGCAGGCTTCTTGCTGGAGGAGCGGGTGGTGTGTCTAGAGCGCTTCTCTGAGGACGGCTACCGCACTGTGGCCCAAGGCACCAAGAAAGAAGGCTGCACCATCCTCTTCATGATCCTTTACTTCTTCGGCATGGCCAGCTCCATCTGGTGGGTCATCCTGTCCCTCACCTGGTTCCTGGCTGCTGGCATGAAATGGGGCCATGAGGCCATTGAGGCCAACTCCCAGTATTTTCATCtggctgcctgggctgtgcccgCTGTCAAAACTATCACCATCTTGGCCATGGGGCAGGTGGATGGGGATGTACTCAGTGGGGTGTGTTATGTAGGTATCTACAGTGTGGACTCTCTGAGGGGCTTTGTGCTGGCACCCTTGTTTGTGTATCTCTTCATTGGCACTTCCTTCCTACTGGCTGGCTTCGTGTCCTTGTTTCGCATCCGCACCATCATGAAGCACGATGGCACCAAGACGGAGAAATTGGAGAAGCTGATGGTGCGCATTGGTGTCTTCAGTGTCCTCTACACGGTGCCTGCCACTATTGTCCTGGCGTGTTACTTCTATGAGCAGGCCTTCCGTGGCACCTGGGAGAAGACGTGGCTCCTCCAGACCTGCAAAACATatgctgtgccctgtcccagccactTTGCCCCTATGAGCCCAGACTTCACTGTCTTCATGATCAAGTACCTCATGACCATGATTGTTGGGATCACAACTGGCTTCTGGATTTGGTCTGGCAAAACCCTTCAGTCCTGGCGACGCTTCTACCACAGACTCAGTACCGGTAGCAAAGGCGAGACGGCAGTATGa